Proteins encoded together in one Thermococcus gammatolerans EJ3 window:
- a CDS encoding ribosomal biogenesis protein, whose product MMLITTSHRPTRRTRSFGHDLERVFPNSLYLTRGKKTIQDLLMEAYDRNYERLLIINVWKGNPLKMTFIKVDPDDWGYLGYLYLHGIKLQREIGFRNLRPIREEMPFVVTTAKRVGIDHTAFAQAFAELTGGKFVPRGNKSLQTIADKNNTDVIGVIENYPRGMAINFYRFDVTKERPVGPLILVKIWIMEDGRRWDYKEALLRKSGQSRE is encoded by the coding sequence ATGATGCTGATAACGACTTCCCACCGGCCTACAAGGAGGACGAGAAGCTTCGGCCACGACCTAGAGCGAGTCTTCCCCAACTCCCTCTACTTAACCAGGGGAAAGAAGACCATCCAGGACCTGCTCATGGAGGCCTACGACAGGAACTACGAGCGACTTCTGATAATCAACGTCTGGAAGGGCAACCCGCTCAAGATGACCTTCATCAAGGTTGACCCCGACGACTGGGGCTACCTCGGCTACCTCTACCTTCACGGTATCAAGCTCCAGCGCGAAATCGGTTTCAGAAACCTCAGACCAATCCGCGAGGAGATGCCCTTCGTCGTGACCACCGCCAAGCGCGTTGGCATCGACCACACCGCCTTCGCCCAGGCCTTCGCCGAGCTCACCGGCGGAAAGTTCGTCCCGCGCGGTAATAAAAGCCTCCAGACGATAGCGGACAAGAACAACACGGACGTAATCGGCGTAATCGAGAACTACCCGAGGGGGATGGCAATCAACTTCTACCGCTTCGACGTCACCAAGGAGCGACCCGTCGGGCCGTTAATCCTCGTGAAAATCTGGATTATGGAGGACGGGCGGAGATGGGACTACAAGGAAGCCCTTCTGAGGAAGTCTGGCCAATCGAGGGAGTGA
- the panB gene encoding 3-methyl-2-oxobutanoate hydroxymethyltransferase, which produces MREITPKRIREMKGKEKITMVTAYDYPSALLADKAGIDIVFVGDSLGMVVYGEPNTLNVSMEQMVFHTRAVAKAVKRALVLADMPFSSYEVSVEEGVKNAVRLIQAGADAVKIEGGADHEKLVRKLVRMGIPVMGHTGLTPQRYLRLGGYRLMGETEEEIEEILRDAKALERAGAFAVVLEFTLADVAKLVTEEVSIPTIGIGSGPWVDGQVLVWHDLLGIYENVPPFVKKYADLSSIIRLALERYREEVKSGKFPAKEHYWEYQDKEDFERKAKRALERLEEK; this is translated from the coding sequence ATGAGGGAGATAACGCCGAAGAGAATCCGCGAGATGAAGGGGAAGGAGAAAATCACGATGGTGACGGCCTATGATTACCCCTCGGCGCTCTTGGCTGACAAAGCGGGAATCGACATCGTCTTCGTCGGCGATTCCCTTGGTATGGTCGTTTATGGCGAGCCGAACACTCTGAACGTCTCGATGGAGCAGATGGTCTTCCACACACGGGCAGTGGCAAAAGCCGTTAAGAGGGCCCTGGTTCTAGCGGACATGCCGTTTTCGAGCTACGAGGTGAGCGTCGAGGAGGGTGTTAAGAACGCCGTGAGGCTGATTCAGGCGGGAGCGGATGCGGTGAAGATTGAAGGTGGAGCAGACCACGAGAAGCTCGTCAGAAAGCTCGTTAGGATGGGGATTCCGGTTATGGGACACACCGGTCTAACGCCGCAACGGTACCTCCGTTTGGGCGGTTACAGGCTAATGGGTGAGACGGAAGAGGAGATAGAGGAAATCCTGCGCGATGCGAAGGCTCTGGAAAGGGCGGGGGCCTTTGCGGTGGTTCTTGAGTTCACCCTTGCGGACGTTGCAAAACTTGTGACCGAGGAAGTGTCAATACCTACAATCGGCATAGGCTCTGGACCGTGGGTTGACGGTCAAGTCTTAGTTTGGCACGATTTGCTCGGGATATACGAGAACGTCCCGCCCTTTGTCAAGAAGTACGCGGATTTATCAAGCATAATCAGGCTTGCCCTCGAGAGATACCGCGAGGAGGTCAAAAGCGGAAAGTTCCCCGCAAAGGAGCACTACTGGGAGTACCAGGACAAGGAGGACTTCGAGAGGAAGGCCAAAAGGGCACTTGAGAGGCTGGAGGAAAAATGA
- a CDS encoding glycosyltransferase family 2 protein produces the protein MLKGKKISVIIPAYNEEDRLPRVLEGIPAFVDEVIVIDDGSLDGTYNVAKAFAEKDTRIKAIRLEKNCGKGCAMREGIRHSTGDIVVFMDADGQHRPGEIIKLVEPIAKGEADMVIGARRIQEVGKRPWVRRLSNVITTRLIRLKLRTYVYDTQSGFRAYRREFLPEIESDRYEVETEMLIKAAKMGARIKEVPVSMIYDPRREGRFSVRDVFRFVRAYLKF, from the coding sequence ATGCTGAAAGGGAAGAAAATAAGCGTTATCATCCCCGCTTACAACGAGGAGGATCGTCTGCCGAGGGTCCTTGAGGGGATCCCAGCTTTCGTCGATGAGGTTATTGTGATCGATGATGGGTCTTTAGACGGGACCTACAACGTGGCAAAGGCCTTTGCTGAGAAGGACACCCGGATAAAGGCGATCAGGCTGGAGAAGAACTGTGGTAAGGGCTGTGCGATGCGTGAAGGAATCCGACACTCCACAGGGGATATCGTGGTCTTTATGGACGCTGACGGCCAACACAGGCCAGGGGAGATAATTAAACTCGTCGAGCCCATAGCGAAAGGGGAAGCCGATATGGTTATAGGGGCCCGCAGGATTCAGGAAGTTGGGAAGAGGCCCTGGGTAAGACGACTGAGCAACGTGATCACGACCCGTCTGATCCGCCTCAAGCTCAGAACGTATGTTTACGACACCCAGAGCGGGTTCAGGGCTTACAGGCGGGAGTTTCTCCCGGAGATAGAGAGCGACCGCTACGAGGTCGAGACTGAGATGCTGATAAAGGCCGCGAAGATGGGAGCTAGAATAAAGGAAGTACCGGTAAGCATGATATACGACCCTAGAAGGGAGGGGCGCTTTAGTGTTAGGGATGTTTTTCGATTTGTACGGGCGTATCTTAAGTTTTGA
- the pcc1 gene encoding KEOPS complex subunit Pcc1, whose amino-acid sequence MGLQGSPSEEVWPIEGVIELVFPDEETARVVYESVLYEHKTVPYRRSRIDFLLDGRKIVIRFLAKDNSALRGTLNSYLRWIKVAMDSLEL is encoded by the coding sequence ATGGGACTACAAGGAAGCCCTTCTGAGGAAGTCTGGCCAATCGAGGGAGTGATTGAGCTGGTTTTCCCCGACGAGGAAACGGCTAGGGTTGTCTACGAGAGCGTCCTCTACGAGCACAAGACCGTCCCCTACAGGCGGAGCAGGATTGATTTCCTTCTCGACGGGAGGAAAATCGTAATCCGCTTTTTGGCTAAAGATAACTCGGCCTTACGGGGAACGCTGAACTCTTATCTAAGGTGGATTAAGGTCGCGATGGATTCCCTTGAGCTCTGA